The following coding sequences are from one Tissierella sp. window:
- a CDS encoding cobalamin B12-binding domain-containing protein, giving the protein MDRPIRVLVAKPGLDGHDRGAKVIARSLRDAGMEVIYTGLRQTPEQIVAAAIQEDVDVVAMSILSGAHNHLFPKVVNLLKEEGVDDMLILGGGVIPEDDIPFLIESGIEAVFTPGTSTKDVVDFVTNNLKR; this is encoded by the coding sequence ATGGATAGACCAATTAGAGTGTTGGTAGCGAAACCAGGACTTGATGGACATGATAGAGGAGCAAAGGTAATTGCAAGATCTCTTAGAGATGCTGGCATGGAAGTTATATATACAGGTTTAAGACAAACACCTGAGCAAATAGTAGCTGCTGCAATCCAAGAGGATGTTGATGTAGTAGCCATGAGTATATTATCAGGAGCACATAATCATTTATTTCCAAAGGTAGTGAATCTGCTTAAAGAAGAAGGGGTAGATGATATGCTTATACTTGGTGGAGGAGTTATTCCAGAAGATGACATACCATTTCTTATTGAATCTGGCATAGAAGCAGTATTTACTCCAGGAACATCAACTAAGGATGTAGTAGATTTTGTTACTAACAACCTTAAAAGATAA
- a CDS encoding methylmalonyl-CoA mutase family protein, which yields MFDDKKIDSIKSSVESWDKESIQKSLARFPERKEKFTTGSNVEVNRLYTPIDIADMDYNEDLGFPGEYPFTRGVQSTMYRGRLWTMRQYAGFASAEESNQRYKYLLDQGQTGLSVAFDLPTQIGYDSDDGLSEGEVGKVGVAIDSLKDMEVLFAGIPLDKVSTSMTINAPASVLLAMYIAVAEKQGVSREKLRGTIQNDILKEYIARGTYIFPPAESMRLITNIFEYCSKEVPQWNTISISGYHIREAGSTAAQEVAFTLADGIAYVEAAIKAGLDVDDFAPRLSFFFNAHNDLLEEVAKYRAARRLWAKIMKERFNAKSAKSMQLKFHTQTAGSTLTAQQPDNNIIRVTIQTLAAVLGGTQSLHTNSRDEALALPTEDSVRIALKTQQIVAHESGVTETIDPLAGSYYIESLTNSIEEEAMKYIETIDELGGSPKAIEKGYIQKEIQNAAYKYQMEVESLDRIVVGVNKYQIEETDKKELLRVDKSVEINQREKLKVLRSERNNEEVERNLVILKEKAQSDENLMPYILDAVKSYATLGEVCNVLREVFGEYQQSVIL from the coding sequence ATGTTTGATGATAAAAAGATTGATAGTATAAAATCATCTGTTGAATCTTGGGATAAGGAATCAATACAGAAATCATTGGCTAGATTTCCTGAAAGAAAAGAAAAGTTTACTACGGGTTCCAATGTTGAAGTAAACAGGCTATATACACCTATTGATATAGCTGATATGGATTATAATGAGGATTTGGGATTCCCAGGTGAGTATCCATTTACTAGAGGCGTTCAATCTACTATGTATAGAGGTAGACTTTGGACTATGAGACAATATGCAGGATTTGCATCTGCTGAGGAGTCAAATCAGAGATATAAATATTTACTAGATCAAGGACAGACTGGTCTTAGTGTTGCTTTTGACTTACCAACACAAATTGGATATGATTCTGATGATGGCTTATCAGAAGGTGAAGTTGGCAAGGTGGGAGTTGCCATTGACTCATTAAAGGATATGGAAGTGCTATTTGCTGGAATTCCATTAGATAAAGTTAGTACATCCATGACAATAAACGCACCAGCATCTGTTTTATTAGCAATGTATATTGCAGTTGCAGAAAAACAAGGAGTTTCAAGGGAAAAATTAAGAGGAACAATACAAAATGATATTTTGAAAGAATACATAGCAAGAGGAACTTATATTTTTCCACCAGCAGAATCTATGAGACTAATAACAAATATTTTCGAGTATTGCTCAAAGGAAGTGCCACAATGGAACACTATAAGTATCAGTGGTTATCATATAAGAGAAGCAGGTTCTACTGCTGCACAAGAGGTTGCATTTACTTTAGCAGATGGAATTGCATATGTAGAGGCAGCAATTAAAGCAGGACTTGATGTAGATGATTTTGCTCCAAGATTATCATTCTTCTTCAATGCTCACAATGATTTATTAGAAGAAGTTGCAAAATATAGAGCTGCAAGAAGACTATGGGCGAAGATAATGAAAGAAAGATTTAATGCAAAATCTGCAAAATCAATGCAACTAAAATTCCATACACAAACAGCTGGTTCTACATTAACAGCTCAGCAACCAGATAATAATATAATTAGAGTTACAATTCAAACTTTAGCAGCAGTTCTTGGGGGGACTCAGTCACTTCATACAAATTCAAGAGATGAGGCTCTTGCATTACCTACAGAAGATTCTGTAAGAATTGCTTTAAAAACTCAACAAATAGTAGCTCATGAATCTGGAGTAACTGAAACAATAGATCCACTAGCAGGATCATATTATATAGAAAGCTTGACTAATAGCATTGAAGAAGAAGCTATGAAGTATATTGAAACAATAGATGAGTTAGGTGGATCACCTAAGGCTATTGAAAAAGGATATATTCAAAAAGAAATTCAAAATGCTGCTTATAAATATCAAATGGAAGTAGAATCATTAGATAGGATAGTAGTCGGAGTAAACAAGTACCAAATTGAAGAAACTGATAAAAAGGAACTACTAAGAGTAGACAAATCAGTTGAAATCAATCAAAGAGAAAAATTGAAAGTATTAAGATCTGAAAGAAATAATGAAGAAGTTGAGAGAAACTTAGTTATACTAAAAGAAAAAGCTCAATCTGATGAAAATTTAATGCCATATATATTAGATGCAGTTAAATCATATGCAACTCTTGGAGAAGTTTGTAATGTTCTGCGTGAAGTATTTGGAGAATATCAACAATCAGTAATACTATAA